CCCACTCCCAGGAAGCTCAGGCTGCTCTCGATGGTGATTGCATCGGCGACGCCGATCGATGCCCATACTATGAGCGGGGCGAGGCAGTTGGGGAGGACGTGCGTGAACATGATCCTCAGTTTCTTCGCTCCCAGCGCCCTGCTCGCCTCGATGAACTGCCTCTCCCTGATCGAGAGGGCCTGTCCCCGCATCAACCTCGCGAATCCGGCCCAGTACGAGATCGATATGGCCAGTATCACGTTGGTCAGGCTGGGCCCGAGCGCGGCGGCAAACGCCAGCGCCAGCAAGAAGGAAGGGAAGGTCCAGAAGAGGTCTATCGTGCCTGCGATTATGTAGTCGGGTATGCCTCCGACATAGCCCGCCGTGAGGCCGAGCACCACCCCTATGAGCAGCGAGAAGAATATCGCGAGGGTAGCCACCAGCAGGGAGACCCTGGCGCCCCATATGACCCGGCTGAACACGTCTCTCCCCAGTTCGTCCGTTCCGAACCAGTGCTTGCCCGAAGGGGGAAGCAGCGCGTCTTCAGGTATCAGCTGCGTCGGGGTCGGGTCAGCCATGGGAAGCACTGGCGCGAGAAGCGCGAGCAGGACAATTACGATGATTATGTTCGCGCCCACGACCACCATCGGGTTCCGTCGGCTCCTGCTGATGATGTCCATTATGGACTGCCTTACGCCGCCGGACATCCTCCAGCTGGTGAGCGTATCGTTCAGGGATTTTCGGAACCTCATCCTAGCCTCACCCTTGGGTCAGCAAGCGCATAGAGTATGTCCGCGACTAGATTCCCAATCACGACGAAGAATGCGAGCACAAGAATGCATCCCTGAACCGTGGGGAAGTCGTGGCTCGAGATCGAACTCGTGACTAGCATGCCAATGCCAGGCCAGGAGAAGACCGTCTCGACGACAACGGCCCCGGCCACAAACCATCCGATGTCGAGTCCGATGACGGTTATGACGGGTAGGATGGCGTTCTTCAGGGCATGCTTGAATATGACCTCGCTCTCCGGGAGGCCGCGCGAGCGCAGCTGGGTTATGTAATCCTGCCGTTTCACTTCGAGCATGCTGGACCTCATCATTCGCGTGGTCAGGGCAGCGTTCCCAAGTCCCAGAGTCAGAGCTGGCAATAGTATGCTCTTGAAGCCACCCACGGTGCCCTCAACTGGGAGTATGTGTGTGTAGACGGCGAGAGCCATCATGAGCAGGATGCCGAGCCAGAATGACGGCATCGCGTAGGCCACGAGAGTGAAGACCATCACGCCCCTGTCCTTCCATGTGTCCTGCTTGAGGGCCGAGAACACGCCGAGAGGTATGCCTATGGAGTACGAAATCGCAAGTCCGATGGTCATCAATTCCAGGGTTTTTGGCAGTCTCTGGATGAGCAGGAAAGAAACGTCGGTGTTCAAGCTGGCGCGAGCGACAGACGTGCCGAGGTCGCCATGGAATAGCCGTTCCAGGAATCTCCAGTACTGGACGATGAAAGGATCATTGAAGCCGTACTTCTCGCGGAGCGCGTCGAGCTGTTCCGGAGTCACATGAGGAGGAGTGATCGCTGTGACCGGGTCTCCGGGAGTGAGATAGAGCATCAGGAAGACAATGAATGTGGCCAGGAAGATCACCGGTATGGCCAGAAGCAGCTTCCTGATTATGTACGACACCAGATCAGCCATGTCTCATCCCTTTGAACGGCTCCCATCCGGCCCCTCAACGTCGACCCTATCGTGTCGGTCGCCTCTACCCCAAGGCAATGAAATGATAAGGGGTTTGAAGGTTTTGCCACCTACTTCCGTATGTCAACATCCACTATGTTGATGACCTGCTCCTGTCCGAGCGGGTGTACGTACCAGCCCTTCACGTAATCGTGTATCGCGAAGACCTGGTGCCAGAACAGGATTGGAGCCCTCGGCGCGTTCTCCAGCAGACGGATGTGCGCAGCTGTTGCGTTGTCGGTGAACTCATCCTCCGTTTCCGCAAGCGTCCAGTTGACGACATAGTCGTCGAAGATCGGGTCTGCGTAGTAGGCAGTGTTGGAGTTTCCAACCGCCCAACTGCCGAAGTGCCAGTCAAGTATCTCCGCCCTCGGCCAGGAGAACCAGAACAGGATCGCCTCGTGCAGCCCATCCTGAGCCTTCGTCCTGAGCTCGGTTTCCTGGTACTGTCTCATCGTTGCGTCCACTCCGACGGCCTCGAACTGGGTCAGCAGGATCTCGCCCATCGCCACGTCCTCGGCCTTGTTGGTCACCCATAGGGCCAGCTCAAGGTTCTCATGGGATGTCGTGTTCTCGAGCATCCCGTCGTCATCGATGTCCTCAAACCCGGCCGCCGTGAAGTGGGCCGTGGCCTTTGCGAGGTCGTATGTGAGGTTGTACTGCGCCGGCACTGCGGTGCCCTCGGGACATATCGGCGAGAGGAGGTTCACCCCCTCTTCCCCGATCCCGTGCCAGACAGTCTGCAGTATCTGGGTCCTGTTGATCGAATACGCCATCGCCAGCCTAAGGTCCGTGTTGTTCCACGGGGCCTTCTGACAGTTGAACTCGACGTGGTATATTCCCTGACCCGGACCGGTCATGACCTCTACGCCATCCATATCCTGGTAGGTCTCGACCTTGTTCGGCGGCACCTGTTGCAGAATGTCTATCGCGCCGCTCTCGAACCCGGCGAACCTCGTCGCCGCGTCCGGCACGATCCTGTAGATGATCTTGTCAATCTTCGCAGGGCCCTTGTTGTCGTACCAGGATGCACCCCAGGTGTAGTTCTCGTTCTTCACCAGGGTGATATGGTCTCCCGCGACCCACTCGCTAATCATGAAAGGCCCGGTCCCGACGACTTTCCTCCAGTTCTGTACGGTGCCGTAGTCCTCGACTCCCAACTCCCAGAGCGCGTCAGGCCCAATCATGCTACCGTACAGGTGTGACAGGTTGAATATCAGCGCCACATCCGCCCATGTCAGGTTCAAGACCATGTGGTAGTCGTCCTTGCACCAGATGCCAGAGTCCGGCCACCCCGAGTAGTCCGTCGTGTCCCAGTAGCTCGGGCAGTGCTTGATCGACCAGAACTCGTAGCTAACCCAGCTGTCGTTCTGTGAGTACCACTCGATCGTCCTCTTGACCGACTCAGAGTTGAAGGGCGTTCCGTCGTGATACTTCACACCCTCCTTCAGGGTAAGCTCGAGGGTCGGGTTCGCAGGGTCGTCCCTGTTGAGATTCCACGACTCGGCAAGTCCAGGCACATATGCTCCCGTCATGTCTCTGGCGATCAGCGTCTCGTATATCATCCCTGGTGGTCCGTACATCGCACTCGTCTGTGCAGGGTTCATCGTCTCGACATCAGAGCTCATCGCAATGACGAGAACCTTTTCTCCCTTCTCCCCGCCGAACAGCCCGGCCGCCCAAGCCCCTGCGACCGCGGCCACAACGAGGATCAGTATGATGACCACTGCCCAGACAATCTTGCCCTTGGGCCTGGTTGGAGCGCCCGCGGGTTTCACAATCTCGCTTTTCGGTTCTTCTGAAGAACTCTCCACTTGTTCCCCCTCCTATGAGATTCGAAGCCAGGCCCGCATCGGCGTGAAAACAAATACGCATGCCTATTGCGCGGTCTGCTTTCGTTTTGTGAGCATGCTATCGTATGGTGGATATTTATAGAGTTCTCCCCCTGGGATACCCTCGCAAAGATTCCCTAGTAAACAGCGGCGTTTCCACTGGAATCCGACACCATGGGAGGGCGCGGTCAGAAAGACATCCCGACCGATTCATGATCTCGTCGTGACCGAAAGGCCAGCGGGGATTTCAGGCGGTTTCCTAGAATTCATTGAATAGTTGCAGTTCGTTCGTGTGGTCATAGTCCTTAGAGGTGTTGAAGATAGGCTTGAGCTACATGCGCACCGCAAGAGAGACGAAGACCGTACGTGCGATGATACGCATCTACTGTGTCAAACACCATCGGTCTGACCGTGCTCGCTGCAATGAGTGTCAACAGTTACTCGACTACGCCGAGAAGCGCATAGATCGATGTCCCCTGACGGATGACAAGCCCACATGCGCTAACTGCCCGATTCATTGTTATGAGGAGTCGAGGAGAGAGCAAATCAGGTCGGTTATGAGGTATTCCGGACCTAGGATGATCTACCACCACCCTATCCTGTCGGTCCGCCATCTAGCCGATGGACGCAAGAAGGAGGGCAAGGGGTTTGCGCCGGCAACTTCCAGAGAGCCTCCTACACCCTAGGCGGCAGGCTGCTGTTCCATATGTCCCTGTGGAGCTTCCAAGTGCCTTCCGCCTCCTGCTTCCAGATGACGACATACTTGCCTTTGTCCTCGAAAGGTTTCTGTCCCTCGGGCTGAATCCTGAGGGCGTAGTTGCCGACCTCGTGAACCTCGTTTCCG
The sequence above is a segment of the Candidatus Thermoplasmatota archaeon genome. Coding sequences within it:
- a CDS encoding ABC transporter substrate-binding protein, whose protein sequence is MESSSEEPKSEIVKPAGAPTRPKGKIVWAVVIILILVVAAVAGAWAAGLFGGEKGEKVLVIAMSSDVETMNPAQTSAMYGPPGMIYETLIARDMTGAYVPGLAESWNLNRDDPANPTLELTLKEGVKYHDGTPFNSESVKRTIEWYSQNDSWVSYEFWSIKHCPSYWDTTDYSGWPDSGIWCKDDYHMVLNLTWADVALIFNLSHLYGSMIGPDALWELGVEDYGTVQNWRKVVGTGPFMISEWVAGDHITLVKNENYTWGASWYDNKGPAKIDKIIYRIVPDAATRFAGFESGAIDILQQVPPNKVETYQDMDGVEVMTGPGQGIYHVEFNCQKAPWNNTDLRLAMAYSINRTQILQTVWHGIGEEGVNLLSPICPEGTAVPAQYNLTYDLAKATAHFTAAGFEDIDDDGMLENTTSHENLELALWVTNKAEDVAMGEILLTQFEAVGVDATMRQYQETELRTKAQDGLHEAILFWFSWPRAEILDWHFGSWAVGNSNTAYYADPIFDDYVVNWTLAETEDEFTDNATAAHIRLLENAPRAPILFWHQVFAIHDYVKGWYVHPLGQEQVINIVDVDIRK
- a CDS encoding nitrous oxide-stimulated promoter family protein, which translates into the protein MRTARETKTVRAMIRIYCVKHHRSDRARCNECQQLLDYAEKRIDRCPLTDDKPTCANCPIHCYEESRREQIRSVMRYSGPRMIYHHPILSVRHLADGRKKEGKGFAPATSREPPTP
- a CDS encoding ABC transporter permease, yielding MSGGVRQSIMDIISRSRRNPMVVVGANIIIVIVLLALLAPVLPMADPTPTQLIPEDALLPPSGKHWFGTDELGRDVFSRVIWGARVSLLVATLAIFFSLLIGVVLGLTAGYVGGIPDYIIAGTIDLFWTFPSFLLALAFAAALGPSLTNVILAISISYWAGFARLMRGQALSIRERQFIEASRALGAKKLRIMFTHVLPNCLAPLIVWASIGVADAITIESSLSFLGVGTQPPTPSWGYMLYRGIPYLQEAPWISTFPGITLLLTILGFNLLGDGMRDVLDPRMKGMRR
- a CDS encoding ABC transporter permease, which produces MADLVSYIIRKLLLAIPVIFLATFIVFLMLYLTPGDPVTAITPPHVTPEQLDALREKYGFNDPFIVQYWRFLERLFHGDLGTSVARASLNTDVSFLLIQRLPKTLELMTIGLAISYSIGIPLGVFSALKQDTWKDRGVMVFTLVAYAMPSFWLGILLMMALAVYTHILPVEGTVGGFKSILLPALTLGLGNAALTTRMMRSSMLEVKRQDYITQLRSRGLPESEVIFKHALKNAILPVITVIGLDIGWFVAGAVVVETVFSWPGIGMLVTSSISSHDFPTVQGCILVLAFFVVIGNLVADILYALADPRVRLG